One genomic window of Pseudoxanthomonas sp. includes the following:
- a CDS encoding acyl-CoA synthetase, with amino-acid sequence MSHDAYTQGLERNPANYTPLSPLSFLRKAALVHPQRVALIHGARRLTWADAYARCRQLAAALQGWGIGRGDTVAAMMPNTPAMFELHYGPAMLGAVVNTLNTRLDATTIAFMLDYAEAKVLFTDREFAPVIEQALKLCKQPPRVIDVDDADVTAGALVGEIEYEAFIAHGDAGFEMTLPPDEWDAISLNYTSGTTGDPKGVVYHHRGAYLNAVANIIDWSMPQHPVYLWTLPMFHCNGWCFPWTMAAVAGTQVCLRRFDPKRVFELMREHGVTHYCGAPIVHSALVAAPAEWKQGVSGVHAQVAGAAPPAAVIEGMERMGFHITHVYGLTEVYGPASLCQPREEWSALDIEARADLNSRQGVACLLQEDMQVLDPETLQPVPWDGQAIGEIMYRGNITMKGYLGNAAATQQAFKGGWFHTGDLAVVYPDGYVKIRDRSKDVIISGGENISSIEVEDALCRHPAVMAAAVVARPDEKWGETPCAFIELKSGGEPLPPDAMQQYCREHLAGFKVPRAFVFGELPRTATGKVQKFLLRERARDLDPAP; translated from the coding sequence ATGTCGCACGACGCTTACACGCAGGGCCTGGAGCGCAATCCGGCCAACTACACGCCGCTGTCGCCGCTGAGCTTCCTGCGGAAGGCGGCGCTGGTGCATCCGCAGCGGGTAGCGCTGATCCATGGTGCGCGCCGCTTGACCTGGGCCGACGCGTACGCGCGCTGCCGGCAGCTGGCAGCGGCGCTGCAGGGCTGGGGTATCGGTCGTGGCGACACGGTGGCGGCGATGATGCCCAACACGCCAGCGATGTTCGAGCTGCATTACGGGCCGGCGATGCTTGGCGCGGTGGTCAACACGCTCAATACGCGGCTGGATGCGACCACGATCGCCTTCATGCTGGACTACGCCGAGGCGAAGGTGCTGTTCACCGACCGCGAGTTCGCACCGGTGATCGAACAGGCCTTGAAGCTGTGCAAACAGCCGCCGCGGGTGATCGATGTGGACGATGCGGACGTGACGGCGGGCGCGTTGGTCGGCGAGATCGAATACGAGGCGTTCATCGCGCACGGTGATGCCGGATTCGAGATGACGCTGCCGCCGGACGAGTGGGATGCGATCTCGCTCAACTACACCTCCGGCACCACCGGTGATCCGAAGGGCGTGGTGTACCACCATCGCGGCGCGTACTTGAACGCGGTGGCCAACATCATCGACTGGTCGATGCCGCAACATCCGGTGTACCTGTGGACGCTGCCGATGTTCCACTGCAATGGCTGGTGCTTCCCGTGGACGATGGCGGCGGTGGCCGGCACGCAGGTCTGCCTGCGCAGGTTCGATCCCAAGCGCGTGTTCGAACTGATGCGCGAACACGGGGTCACCCATTACTGCGGCGCGCCGATCGTGCACAGCGCGCTGGTCGCCGCGCCTGCGGAATGGAAGCAGGGCGTGTCCGGCGTACACGCGCAGGTCGCTGGCGCCGCGCCACCGGCGGCGGTGATCGAAGGCATGGAACGCATGGGTTTCCACATCACCCACGTGTATGGCCTGACCGAGGTTTATGGGCCGGCATCGTTGTGCCAGCCGAGGGAGGAATGGAGCGCGCTCGACATCGAGGCGCGCGCCGACCTTAACAGCCGCCAGGGCGTGGCCTGCCTGCTGCAGGAGGACATGCAGGTGCTTGATCCGGAAACCCTGCAGCCGGTGCCGTGGGATGGCCAGGCCATCGGCGAGATCATGTATCGCGGCAACATCACGATGAAGGGCTACCTGGGTAACGCCGCAGCCACGCAGCAGGCATTCAAGGGTGGCTGGTTCCATACCGGCGACCTGGCGGTGGTGTATCCCGATGGCTACGTGAAGATCCGTGACCGTTCCAAGGACGTGATTATTTCCGGTGGCGAGAACATTTCGTCCATCGAAGTCGAAGATGCGTTGTGCCGTCATCCAGCGGTCATGGCCGCGGCGGTGGTCGCACGGCCGGACGAGAAGTGGGGTGAGACGCCATGCGCTTTCATCGAGTTGAAGTCCGGCGGCGAGCCGCTGCCACCCGACGCCATGCAGCAGTATTGCCGCGAGCATCTGGCCGGCTTCAAGGTGCCGCGTGCGTTCGTGTTCGGCGAGTTGCCGCGGACCGCGACCGGCAAGGTGCAGAAGTTCCTGCTGCGCGAACGCGCGCGTGACCTGGATCCAGCGCCTTGA
- the prpE gene encoding propionate--CoA ligase, whose translation MSYEEVYRRSIEQPEAFWAEEAKAIHWHVPPQQILEYSRPPFRKWFVGGQTNLCYNAIDRHLEERPDQLALVVVSTETNVTREISYRELHREVNAFAAVIQRLGVGRGDRVVVYMPNMAEAVFAMLACARIGAVHSVVFGGFAAHNLALRIDDAQPKLLIAADAGSRGGKVIPYKPMIDAACAEAQFPPPKVLIVSRDLDPAEPKVAGRDEDYAALRAQVGDADVPVEWLESNEPAYLLYTSGTTGKPKGVQRDVGGYAVAMAQSMRTIFDCGPGQVMFSTSDVGWAVGHSYNVYGPLIGGCTAILYEGLPTNPDAGIWWALCEQYGVRTMFSSPTAIRVLKKHDVDFIRRHDLSELKYLFLAGEPLDEPTAHWITDALRKPVIDNYWQTETGWPALTVLPGLDMKPVRFGSPGFPNLGYKMKIIDEATGEEVAPNQKGVLVMQPPLPPGCMTTIWNDDQRFLDSYFSHFKELLYSSLDWAIKDEDGYTFILGRTDDVINVAGHRLGTREIEESVSGFRDVAEAAVVGVNDELKGQVPVVFATLRQATEEAGARNLAADGMRRMVETDLGAVARPARVYIVNALPKTRSGKLLRRSIQALAQGSDPGDLSTLDDPGALEEVRRALSRGPDSGS comes from the coding sequence ATGTCATACGAAGAGGTCTATCGCCGATCCATCGAGCAGCCCGAGGCCTTCTGGGCCGAGGAAGCCAAGGCGATCCACTGGCATGTGCCGCCGCAGCAGATCTTGGAGTATTCCAGGCCGCCGTTCCGCAAGTGGTTCGTCGGCGGCCAGACCAACCTCTGCTACAACGCGATCGACCGGCACCTGGAAGAGCGCCCCGATCAGCTTGCACTCGTCGTGGTCTCCACCGAGACCAACGTCACTCGCGAGATCAGCTACCGCGAGCTGCATCGCGAAGTGAATGCCTTTGCTGCCGTGATCCAGCGGCTCGGCGTTGGGCGTGGTGATCGCGTGGTGGTGTACATGCCGAACATGGCCGAAGCCGTGTTCGCGATGCTGGCCTGCGCGCGGATCGGCGCGGTGCACTCGGTGGTGTTCGGTGGGTTTGCCGCACACAACCTGGCGCTGCGCATCGACGATGCCCAGCCCAAGCTGTTGATTGCTGCCGATGCCGGCAGCCGCGGCGGCAAGGTGATTCCGTACAAGCCGATGATCGATGCGGCCTGCGCCGAAGCGCAGTTCCCGCCGCCCAAGGTGCTGATCGTCTCGCGTGATCTTGATCCGGCCGAACCGAAAGTGGCGGGGCGCGATGAGGACTACGCCGCGCTGCGTGCACAGGTGGGCGATGCGGACGTGCCGGTGGAATGGCTGGAATCCAATGAGCCGGCCTACCTGCTCTACACCTCGGGAACCACCGGCAAGCCCAAGGGCGTGCAGCGCGATGTCGGCGGCTATGCGGTGGCGATGGCGCAATCGATGCGCACCATCTTCGACTGTGGCCCGGGCCAGGTGATGTTCTCCACTTCGGACGTGGGCTGGGCGGTGGGCCATTCCTACAACGTGTATGGGCCACTGATCGGTGGCTGCACGGCGATCCTCTACGAAGGCCTGCCGACCAATCCCGATGCCGGCATCTGGTGGGCGCTGTGCGAGCAGTACGGCGTGCGCACGATGTTCTCTTCGCCGACCGCGATCCGGGTGCTGAAGAAGCACGACGTGGACTTCATCCGTCGCCACGACCTGTCCGAATTGAAGTACCTGTTCCTGGCCGGCGAGCCGCTGGACGAACCCACCGCGCACTGGATTACCGATGCGCTGCGCAAGCCGGTCATCGATAACTACTGGCAGACCGAAACCGGTTGGCCAGCATTGACCGTGCTGCCGGGCCTGGACATGAAGCCGGTGCGGTTCGGCTCGCCGGGGTTTCCGAATCTTGGCTACAAGATGAAGATCATCGACGAAGCCACCGGCGAGGAAGTCGCGCCCAACCAAAAGGGCGTGCTGGTGATGCAGCCGCCGCTGCCGCCGGGCTGCATGACCACGATCTGGAACGACGACCAGCGCTTCCTCGATAGCTACTTCAGCCACTTCAAGGAGCTGCTGTACAGCTCGCTGGACTGGGCGATCAAGGATGAAGATGGCTACACCTTCATCCTGGGGCGCACCGACGATGTGATCAACGTGGCTGGGCATCGCCTGGGCACGCGCGAGATCGAGGAATCGGTATCCGGCTTCCGCGACGTGGCCGAAGCTGCGGTCGTCGGGGTCAATGATGAACTGAAGGGCCAGGTGCCGGTGGTATTCGCCACGCTGCGCCAGGCGACCGAAGAGGCTGGCGCGCGCAACCTCGCTGCCGATGGCATGCGCAGGATGGTGGAGACCGACCTGGGCGCGGTCGCGCGTCCGGCGCGGGTCTACATCGTCAACGCATTGCCCAAAACACGTTCGGGCAAGCTGCTGCGTCGTTCGATCCAGGCGCTGGCGCAGGGCAGCGATCCGGGCGATCTGTCGACGCTCGACGATCCCGGCGCGCTGGAGGAAGTGCGGCGCGCGCTGAGCCGCGGGCCCGATTCGGGGTCGTGA